One window from the genome of Candidatus Omnitrophota bacterium encodes:
- a CDS encoding D-cysteine desulfhydrase family protein produces the protein MPQSPLRISLAQIPTPIEPLPKLSREFGADLRVKRDDLTGSALSGNKVRKLEYLLADALNKGCDSIITCGAVASNHARAAVIAARKIGLDSLLILAGDEPKAAEGNLQLDLLAGAQVRYISKEEYSNRIDNILQQAADQWKAEGRNPYVIPTGGSNSVGLMGYVQAAAEIDEQCAEQQWNPDFLVCAVGSGGTYAGLLLGTLLRRIQTKVLGILVCGTVEHFREKVLRDIRGSIEKYQLETNVDESSIHLVDGYIGGGYAVTNSQQLRLIRHIAQQEALILDPVYTGKAFCGLLGEIEKGDIPQGAKVLFIHTGGVFGLSAYSETMTKEWGSLAVWPDSL, from the coding sequence ATGCCCCAATCCCCCTTGCGAATTTCTCTCGCTCAAATTCCAACACCTATCGAGCCGCTGCCAAAATTAAGCCGCGAATTCGGCGCCGATCTTCGCGTAAAAAGAGACGATTTGACGGGATCGGCGCTATCAGGAAACAAAGTCCGCAAGCTCGAATATTTACTGGCCGACGCCCTCAATAAAGGATGCGATTCCATCATCACCTGCGGCGCCGTCGCTTCCAACCATGCCCGCGCCGCCGTCATCGCCGCGCGTAAAATCGGATTGGATTCTCTGCTCATCCTGGCGGGCGACGAACCGAAGGCGGCGGAGGGCAACCTGCAACTCGATCTGCTGGCGGGCGCGCAAGTTCGTTATATTTCGAAAGAGGAATATTCCAACCGCATTGACAATATTCTTCAGCAAGCGGCGGATCAGTGGAAAGCGGAAGGACGAAATCCCTACGTCATTCCTACCGGCGGCTCCAATTCCGTCGGTTTGATGGGCTACGTCCAAGCGGCGGCGGAAATTGACGAACAATGCGCCGAACAGCAATGGAATCCGGATTTCCTTGTCTGCGCCGTCGGTTCCGGCGGAACGTATGCGGGATTGCTGCTGGGGACCCTTTTGCGGAGAATACAAACCAAGGTTCTCGGAATTCTCGTCTGCGGAACAGTGGAGCATTTCCGAGAAAAGGTTTTGCGCGATATTCGAGGTTCCATTGAAAAATACCAATTGGAAACGAATGTGGATGAAAGTTCCATCCATTTAGTTGATGGTTATATCGGCGGCGGCTATGCCGTCACGAATTCGCAGCAACTGCGGTTAATCCGCCACATCGCCCAACAAGAAGCGCTGATTCTGGATCCCGTCTATACAGGCAAGGCATTTTGCGGCCTTCTCGGAGAAATCGAGAAGGGAGACATTCCTCAAGGGGCGAAGGTCTTGTTCATCCACACCGGCGGCGTCTTCGGCCTCTCCGCCTATTCCGAAACGATGACGAAGGAATGGGGATCGCTAGCAGTATGGCCGGATAGTTTATAA